A window of the Isosphaera pallida ATCC 43644 genome harbors these coding sequences:
- a CDS encoding helix-turn-helix domain-containing protein, whose product MAQFISLEEAARVLGITPEELRDKVQNREIVGYMGDNSWQFRSADIEEYARQMGQGSSPELNLPNLSGAETDDSGIDLDLNLGFNEPLGSPIASAATPAGEGSSALDNLDDLDDVLLFDESDNLTTSSSSKVINTELEGVETGSADSDVRMVPNGSNLVSDSDVRISPAASEAVKPAEPVMESPPVAQEEPSSPLTSDFDLPIADDDPGFAPIGSGQSPTDSEAELLDPLASDTGASFPVEPTDSQTLAKFPPADSSSDVDFGPASAVSAPDQGSDFEVSAMDHLDELEPTPLKNTSDLDVTAGGMASSGINLGRPSGSGINLLADSDGFDEFQAKPFSDSSAQIPAMAGSVSAGEAPKPGGDNLFDDTGFDVEIGLGPDDDRTANVSMDSDSDLGMSDDSRSVISLDDEPAVDASAATSLRKGLSEDESVEVDLINEEPSGDEADVVLGTGPELAQVGTMAGAGAAAGALMAASAEAGPAVGKPRGVAQAEWGGVWVGLLGVGAALLMLLSFLGIDLARNMSEFNGETPVASGLIQTIADLLG is encoded by the coding sequence ATGGCTCAATTCATTAGCCTTGAGGAAGCCGCCCGCGTGTTGGGCATCACCCCCGAGGAACTTCGGGACAAGGTCCAAAACCGCGAAATCGTCGGCTACATGGGTGACAATTCCTGGCAGTTCCGCTCCGCAGACATTGAGGAGTACGCCCGCCAGATGGGTCAGGGATCCAGCCCGGAACTGAACCTGCCCAATCTGAGCGGTGCTGAGACCGACGATTCCGGGATCGATCTCGATTTGAATCTCGGTTTCAACGAACCCCTGGGTTCGCCCATCGCCAGCGCGGCGACGCCAGCAGGCGAAGGTTCTTCCGCGCTGGATAACCTCGACGACCTGGACGACGTGTTGTTATTCGATGAGTCCGACAACCTCACGACCTCGTCGAGTTCTAAAGTCATCAACACCGAACTCGAAGGAGTCGAGACCGGCTCGGCCGACTCGGACGTGCGGATGGTTCCAAACGGGTCCAACCTCGTAAGCGACTCGGACGTGCGGATTTCACCTGCCGCTTCTGAGGCCGTCAAACCGGCTGAACCGGTGATGGAATCGCCGCCTGTCGCTCAGGAGGAACCCTCGTCTCCACTGACCTCGGATTTCGATCTACCGATCGCCGACGACGATCCCGGATTCGCCCCGATCGGCTCGGGTCAATCTCCCACCGACTCCGAGGCGGAACTGCTCGACCCCTTGGCCTCGGACACCGGCGCAAGCTTCCCTGTTGAACCGACCGACTCGCAAACCCTGGCGAAATTCCCCCCAGCCGATTCCTCCAGTGATGTGGATTTCGGACCCGCCAGCGCTGTGTCGGCTCCCGACCAAGGCAGCGATTTTGAAGTGTCGGCCATGGACCACCTTGACGAGCTCGAGCCGACCCCTCTCAAGAACACCTCCGACCTGGATGTGACCGCCGGGGGCATGGCTTCCTCAGGGATCAATTTGGGTAGGCCGTCCGGTTCGGGGATCAATCTGCTGGCTGATTCCGACGGGTTCGACGAGTTCCAAGCCAAACCGTTCTCGGATTCCTCCGCGCAGATTCCGGCGATGGCCGGATCGGTTTCGGCAGGTGAGGCACCAAAGCCAGGTGGCGACAACCTGTTCGATGACACCGGGTTCGACGTGGAGATCGGTTTGGGACCGGACGACGATCGAACCGCGAATGTGTCGATGGATTCGGATTCCGACCTAGGGATGTCGGACGATAGCCGTTCGGTGATTTCGTTGGACGACGAACCGGCAGTGGATGCCTCCGCGGCCACCTCGTTGCGCAAGGGTCTAAGCGAAGACGAAAGCGTCGAGGTGGACCTGATCAACGAGGAACCCTCCGGCGACGAGGCCGATGTGGTGTTGGGCACTGGCCCCGAACTTGCCCAGGTGGGGACGATGGCCGGAGCCGGAGCGGCCGCCGGGGCACTGATGGCCGCCTCCGCCGAAGCCGGTCCCGCCGTGGGTAAGCCTCGCGGCGTCGCGCAGGCGGAGTGGGGCGGTGTCTGGGTCGGTCTGCTTGGAGTAGGAGCCGCCCTCCTGATGCTGCTGTCGTTCCTCGGCATCGACCTGGCCCGCAATATGAGCGAATTCAACGGCGAGACCCCGGTCGCCTCCGGCTTGATTCAAACGATCGCCGACTTGCTGGGTTGA
- a CDS encoding ferritin-like domain-containing protein — translation MNNNAMIQKLNEILKWEYAGLIQYTQFSFLVSGLHREVYEKFFRKNGEEALSHAQQVGDRIVTLGGIPTVERGEVNVSNDLVEMLKLSHELESRHARLYAEALAMCGESNLALRLMLEEIGRDEQEGADHIEKLLKGLDAADTTAAQPSAVRSA, via the coding sequence ATGAACAACAACGCGATGATTCAGAAGCTCAACGAAATTCTGAAGTGGGAATACGCTGGGCTGATTCAGTACACGCAATTCAGCTTCCTCGTCTCCGGTCTGCACCGCGAAGTCTACGAGAAGTTCTTCCGCAAGAATGGCGAGGAGGCTCTCAGCCACGCCCAGCAGGTTGGTGATCGAATCGTGACCCTGGGCGGGATTCCCACTGTCGAGCGTGGCGAAGTCAATGTCTCCAACGACCTGGTCGAAATGCTCAAGCTCTCGCACGAACTGGAATCACGTCATGCTCGCCTTTATGCCGAAGCTCTGGCGATGTGCGGCGAATCTAACCTGGCTCTGCGGCTGATGCTTGAAGAGATTGGCCGGGATGAGCAGGAGGGGGCCGATCACATCGAGAAGCTGCTCAAGGGGTTGGACGCGGCCGACACCACCGCCGCTCAACCAAGCGCGGTTCGCTCTGCCTAA
- a CDS encoding DUF1800 domain-containing protein, producing the protein MRTTLKPQGLDDSPRHAFAVAALNPSRWWEPWTPDESNPWDRDAVAHLHRRAGFMPNTSTLERDLNRTPDEAIESLLLGDEQGPDGQHADDLDAQADQLDRRVGRNLEGLQSCWLHRMIHTARPLRERMTLFWHDHFATSFDKVGDATLMRHHIALLRRHALGRFGPLLKAIGRDPAMLIWLDSAANRKRRPNENYAREVMELFTLGIGHYTEADIQEAARAFTGRFVVNGRYVERPEEFDDRPKRVLGKTAPFDGDSLADWLLEQPACAQFLAAKLASWFLSDLPEDLGGEASSGSDCLAPLAETLRTTRYDLTATLRFLLRSRIFFDPAMRRRKVKSPVEFTVGMVRSLDLIKPTLRLNELAQANNTMGQRLFAPPGVAGWDGGPAWLGTTATLARLNFALALVGAGPGDNPFGRGHQPEPVAINQLADLVDRYADLWLQAGASPSARRSIVEQVVTLERDPTNTPADADPGRARARAALGLLVALPEFQLA; encoded by the coding sequence ATGCGAACCACTCTCAAGCCGCAAGGCCTTGACGATTCCCCAAGACACGCCTTCGCCGTGGCTGCCCTCAATCCGTCCCGATGGTGGGAACCGTGGACCCCTGACGAAAGCAACCCCTGGGACCGCGACGCGGTCGCTCATTTGCATCGTCGCGCTGGCTTCATGCCTAACACGTCCACCCTGGAACGCGACCTCAACCGAACGCCTGACGAGGCGATTGAAAGTCTCCTCCTCGGCGACGAACAGGGCCCCGATGGTCAACACGCCGACGACCTGGACGCTCAGGCCGACCAACTGGATCGTCGGGTAGGCCGCAACCTCGAGGGGCTCCAGTCCTGCTGGCTGCACCGGATGATTCATACCGCCCGCCCTTTGCGGGAACGGATGACCCTATTTTGGCATGACCATTTCGCCACTTCGTTCGACAAGGTGGGCGACGCCACCTTGATGCGTCATCACATCGCGTTATTGCGCCGGCATGCCTTGGGTCGATTTGGACCGCTGCTCAAAGCAATCGGCCGCGATCCGGCGATGCTGATCTGGCTTGACTCGGCCGCCAACCGCAAACGCCGTCCCAACGAGAATTACGCCCGCGAGGTCATGGAACTCTTCACGCTGGGGATCGGCCACTACACCGAAGCGGATATCCAGGAGGCCGCCCGCGCCTTCACCGGGCGTTTCGTGGTCAATGGCCGTTACGTCGAACGTCCCGAGGAATTCGATGATCGTCCCAAGCGGGTTCTCGGCAAAACGGCTCCCTTTGATGGCGATTCGCTGGCTGACTGGTTACTGGAGCAACCCGCCTGCGCCCAGTTCCTGGCTGCCAAGCTCGCCTCCTGGTTCCTCTCCGACCTTCCCGAAGACCTGGGCGGCGAGGCCAGCTCGGGCTCCGACTGTCTGGCCCCACTGGCCGAGACTTTGCGAACCACGCGGTACGACCTGACCGCGACGCTTCGGTTCCTGCTCCGCTCCCGGATCTTCTTCGATCCCGCGATGCGTCGGCGCAAGGTCAAGAGTCCAGTCGAGTTCACCGTGGGGATGGTCCGCTCGCTCGATCTCATCAAACCAACGTTGCGACTCAACGAACTGGCACAGGCCAACAACACGATGGGTCAACGTCTGTTCGCGCCACCCGGCGTGGCGGGCTGGGATGGTGGCCCAGCTTGGTTGGGAACCACGGCCACCCTCGCCCGGCTCAACTTCGCGTTGGCCTTGGTCGGCGCGGGTCCGGGCGACAACCCATTCGGCCGCGGGCACCAGCCCGAGCCGGTCGCCATCAACCAACTCGCCGACCTAGTCGATCGCTACGCCGACCTTTGGTTGCAAGCCGGAGCCAGTCCCTCAGCGCGTCGGAGCATCGTCGAGCAGGTTGTCACCTTGGAACGCGACCCGACCAACACGCCCGCCGATGCCGATCCTGGTCGCGCCCGCGCGCGGGCGGCTCTGGGATTGCTCGTGGCGCTTCCGGAGTTCCAACTGGCTTGA
- a CDS encoding DUF1501 domain-containing protein gives MTPSRCDRRDFLRRSLATGGLLSLGGTTIPGFLADTARAARLRSNPAEGRRRLVVIQLLGGNDGLNTVVPHTHDLYKQARKALRIESNRALTITPEIGLHPDLKGLADLLENHRLAIVQGVGYPNPDRSHFRSMEIWETARRDAHPDALERGWLGRAIESRRDLSEPSDPPGLQIGRATRSLALKSSRVEVPAVTDLAQYRLRLSGDEATRAKARAALEAIARGSTPADIPNPPANPLLGFARRATISALGSSRRLEEVGPAPDSLSGSRFGLARRLGEIARVIRAGFSTPIFYTTLDGFDTHANQFQIHANLLRELADSVAAFHAALSESGHQDETAILIFSEFGRRVAENASLGTDHGAAAPVFVIGPVAQSGLIGDHPRLDDLDDGDLKHHTDFRRIYAALLEHWLKIPAQPVLGDFIPLNLFAV, from the coding sequence ATGACTCCTTCGAGATGCGATCGCCGCGACTTCCTCCGCCGCTCGCTGGCGACCGGCGGGCTTTTGTCTCTGGGTGGGACGACGATCCCCGGTTTCCTGGCCGACACCGCGCGGGCCGCTCGGCTCAGATCCAACCCCGCCGAAGGGCGGCGGCGTCTGGTGGTCATTCAACTACTCGGCGGCAACGACGGCCTTAATACCGTCGTTCCCCACACCCACGACCTCTACAAACAAGCTCGCAAAGCGCTCCGCATCGAGTCCAACCGCGCTTTAACCATCACTCCGGAAATTGGTCTCCACCCCGATCTGAAAGGACTGGCCGACCTTCTCGAGAACCATCGTTTGGCGATCGTCCAGGGGGTAGGCTACCCTAATCCCGACCGTTCCCACTTCCGCTCAATGGAGATTTGGGAAACCGCGCGGCGGGATGCCCATCCCGACGCTCTAGAACGCGGTTGGCTGGGGCGGGCGATCGAGTCGAGGCGGGACCTGAGCGAACCCAGCGATCCGCCCGGCTTGCAGATTGGTCGCGCCACCCGTTCGTTGGCCCTCAAATCGTCCCGTGTCGAGGTGCCGGCGGTGACCGACCTGGCTCAATACCGTCTACGTCTCAGCGGCGACGAGGCGACCCGTGCCAAAGCCCGCGCGGCTTTAGAGGCGATCGCGCGAGGTTCGACGCCCGCCGACATCCCGAACCCCCCCGCTAACCCGTTGCTCGGCTTTGCCCGCCGGGCCACAATCAGCGCGCTGGGGTCAAGCCGCCGTCTGGAGGAGGTGGGACCAGCCCCTGACTCGCTTTCCGGCTCGCGGTTTGGTCTCGCTCGGCGTCTGGGCGAGATCGCCCGGGTAATCCGCGCGGGTTTTTCCACCCCAATCTTCTACACCACTCTAGATGGGTTCGACACCCACGCCAATCAGTTTCAAATCCACGCCAACCTGTTGCGGGAGTTGGCCGACTCGGTCGCTGCCTTCCACGCAGCCTTGAGCGAGTCGGGCCACCAGGACGAAACGGCGATCCTGATTTTCAGCGAGTTCGGCCGACGGGTGGCCGAAAACGCCTCGCTCGGCACCGACCACGGCGCGGCCGCGCCAGTCTTCGTAATCGGTCCAGTCGCCCAATCCGGCCTGATCGGCGATCATCCCCGGCTCGATGATCTGGACGACGGCGATCTTAAGCATCACACCGACTTCCGGCGGATCTACGCCGCCCTTCTGGAACACTGGCTTAAAATCCCCGCGCAACCCGTGCTGGGCGACTTCATACCCTTGAACTTATTCGCAGTGTAA
- a CDS encoding DUF1559 domain-containing protein: MFIRGLTAPRPRRGFTLIELLVVIAIIAVLIALLLPAVQAAREAARRAQCVNTLKQWALAANNYESAYQSLPPGHLPQRWFDRGGGIWYTGVNAFAFMLGFIEQGSLFNTYNYSHSMRHSSNVTAAATSLSIFWCPSDPAAAQTRPLDSWYDLQPPGFVQSARSYCANRGTFWMTDFRYNMQHPCYQPITATATGVIYENSRTRLAEITDGTSNTFLFGEQAHGILSPSRQTWNHWWHSGWMEDAFFDTTATINAWPRKTRSEWHSVTAASSFHPGGANFAMCDGSVRFIKETIATWPLDNSGLPVGYALVNCSTTPAYSGYVQGSALPQIYQALSTRAGGEVISADGL; this comes from the coding sequence ATGTTCATTCGGGGATTGACAGCTCCGCGGCCCCGCCGCGGTTTTACGTTGATCGAGCTTCTCGTTGTGATCGCCATCATCGCGGTGCTGATCGCGCTGCTGTTGCCGGCGGTGCAGGCAGCGCGGGAAGCGGCCCGCCGGGCGCAGTGCGTCAACACCCTCAAGCAGTGGGCGTTGGCGGCCAACAACTATGAATCGGCCTATCAGTCGCTACCGCCGGGCCACCTGCCTCAGCGCTGGTTCGATCGCGGGGGAGGCATTTGGTACACCGGGGTCAACGCCTTCGCCTTTATGCTGGGCTTCATTGAGCAGGGTTCGTTGTTCAACACATACAACTATAGCCACTCAATGCGGCACTCTTCCAACGTCACCGCCGCCGCCACCAGCCTGAGCATTTTCTGGTGCCCGAGCGACCCGGCCGCGGCTCAGACCCGGCCGTTGGATTCCTGGTACGACCTGCAACCGCCCGGCTTTGTCCAATCGGCCCGCAGCTACTGCGCTAACCGCGGCACCTTCTGGATGACCGACTTCCGTTACAACATGCAGCACCCCTGCTATCAGCCGATCACCGCAACGGCCACCGGGGTCATCTACGAAAACAGTCGCACTCGTCTAGCCGAGATCACCGACGGCACCTCCAACACTTTCCTGTTCGGCGAGCAGGCTCACGGGATTCTGTCGCCTAGCCGCCAGACCTGGAACCACTGGTGGCACTCCGGTTGGATGGAGGACGCCTTCTTCGACACCACCGCCACGATCAACGCCTGGCCCAGGAAGACCCGCTCCGAGTGGCATTCCGTCACCGCCGCCTCCAGCTTCCACCCCGGTGGGGCCAACTTCGCCATGTGCGACGGCTCGGTGCGGTTCATCAAGGAAACCATCGCCACGTGGCCGCTGGACAACTCCGGGTTGCCGGTGGGCTACGCTCTGGTCAACTGTTCCACCACTCCTGCCTACAGCGGTTACGTTCAGGGCAGCGCTCTTCCCCAGATCTACCAGGCGCTTTCCACCCGCGCTGGTGGCGAGGTCATCAGCGCCGACGGTCTTTAA
- a CDS encoding DNA polymerase Y family protein: MARRRGIGHLDADCFYVSAERVRDRFLVGKAVGVLGNQGACVIAKSYEMKAAGVRTGQPIWEARRLCPWGVYLKRDFRWYEVLSRRMLEVTRRWSAKVEYYSIDEFFFEVEWNDAETTVDDPATWAREWGRRLRDAIWEEVGVPVTMGIAPSRTLAKLLSDTAKPFGVAAAFAEAELEKVLARTAITEVSGIAGRRARRLAPWGVETCWDFVQLNRATVRRLLTCRGEALWWELRGQPVEPLQPQRPPHRAISRGGSLGAGGDDSAYLHGWLVRNLERLIEELEFHEVRAGRLTLWLGFRDGRWGRRTHVPIAPTDRFDWLLEGTAPLLEAILKAHPRGWANRMHLIAEELEPRGVVQLGLFDPPQVRARAETIADLKRRVNQRHGRFALRSGATLALGRELYHDPAHQYDICDVRGKFCF, from the coding sequence ATGGCGAGGCGGCGCGGGATTGGACATCTGGACGCGGATTGTTTTTACGTTTCGGCGGAGCGGGTGCGGGACCGTTTTTTGGTGGGCAAGGCGGTGGGGGTGCTGGGCAATCAAGGGGCGTGTGTGATCGCCAAGAGTTATGAGATGAAGGCGGCGGGGGTGAGGACAGGTCAACCGATTTGGGAGGCGCGGCGGTTGTGCCCCTGGGGGGTGTATCTCAAGCGGGATTTTCGGTGGTACGAGGTGTTGAGCCGTCGGATGTTGGAGGTGACGCGGCGCTGGTCAGCGAAGGTGGAATATTATTCGATCGACGAATTTTTCTTCGAGGTGGAATGGAACGACGCGGAGACCACTGTTGACGACCCGGCGACGTGGGCTCGGGAGTGGGGTCGGCGGCTCCGGGACGCGATTTGGGAGGAGGTGGGGGTACCGGTGACGATGGGGATCGCGCCGAGTCGGACCCTCGCCAAACTTTTGTCCGACACCGCTAAGCCGTTCGGGGTGGCCGCGGCGTTCGCAGAGGCTGAACTTGAGAAGGTGCTGGCACGAACGGCGATCACCGAAGTCAGTGGCATCGCCGGGCGTCGGGCGCGTCGTCTGGCTCCCTGGGGGGTGGAGACCTGTTGGGATTTCGTTCAGTTGAACCGTGCGACGGTTCGACGGCTTTTGACCTGTCGGGGTGAAGCGCTTTGGTGGGAGCTGCGGGGTCAGCCGGTGGAACCGCTTCAACCGCAGCGTCCCCCTCACCGCGCGATTTCCCGGGGCGGTTCGTTGGGGGCTGGAGGCGACGACTCGGCCTACCTACACGGCTGGCTGGTCCGTAACCTGGAACGTCTCATCGAGGAGTTGGAGTTTCACGAGGTGCGTGCGGGTCGTTTGACGCTTTGGCTGGGGTTCCGGGATGGACGTTGGGGCCGGCGGACTCATGTGCCCATCGCGCCTACCGACCGTTTCGACTGGCTCTTGGAAGGGACTGCGCCGCTTTTGGAGGCGATCCTCAAGGCCCATCCCCGAGGCTGGGCCAATCGAATGCACTTGATCGCCGAGGAATTGGAACCGCGGGGCGTGGTCCAGCTTGGCTTGTTCGATCCTCCCCAGGTTCGCGCGCGGGCCGAAACAATCGCCGACCTCAAGCGGCGGGTCAATCAGCGTCATGGGCGGTTCGCGCTGCGAAGCGGAGCGACCCTGGCTTTGGGAAGGGAGCTGTATCACGACCCCGCCCATCAGTACGACATTTGCGACGTGCGCGGCAAGTTCTGCTTTTGA
- a CDS encoding GvpL/GvpF family gas vesicle protein codes for MNNAYWLVGLIDRPLDLSLLAAAPSFEPDRPTPLDQVECGPGLIALTCRVDARSIDAALNRSEGPDPLWIAPRAARHAALQELVLQHASLVPARFGLVFGSRDALRQRITDHADSWRDALDTVADSVEWTLAGLLDSTHARAARVAHDPVWRARFHALPSSPGARYLQEKAFHRDLDQTLQRDALAHADHLVERLGDLIRKVVPLPLRAKAAGTDNPAGEIPVFRRAILLKRASQNRFLERLESLATALLADGLVLEWSGPWPAHHFLPDQLMEPN; via the coding sequence ATGAACAACGCCTATTGGCTGGTCGGCCTGATCGACCGACCGCTCGATCTCTCGCTCCTCGCCGCTGCTCCCTCCTTCGAGCCGGATCGTCCCACCCCGTTGGACCAAGTGGAATGCGGTCCCGGCTTGATCGCCTTGACCTGCCGAGTCGATGCCCGGTCGATCGATGCTGCCCTCAATCGCTCCGAGGGACCCGATCCCCTCTGGATCGCTCCCCGCGCTGCTCGTCACGCCGCCCTTCAAGAGCTGGTTCTCCAACATGCCTCGCTGGTCCCGGCCCGGTTCGGCCTGGTCTTTGGTTCGCGCGACGCCTTGCGGCAACGCATCACGGACCATGCCGATTCCTGGCGCGACGCCCTCGACACAGTGGCCGACTCGGTTGAATGGACCCTCGCTGGACTGCTCGATTCGACCCACGCCCGCGCTGCCCGCGTCGCCCACGACCCCGTCTGGCGCGCGCGTTTCCACGCCCTGCCCAGCTCCCCCGGCGCACGCTACCTTCAGGAAAAAGCCTTCCATCGCGACCTCGATCAGACCCTCCAACGCGACGCGCTGGCCCACGCCGACCACCTTGTAGAACGCCTCGGCGACCTGATTCGCAAGGTCGTCCCCCTGCCCCTCCGCGCTAAGGCGGCTGGAACCGACAACCCTGCCGGCGAGATTCCCGTGTTCCGACGCGCGATCCTGCTCAAACGAGCGTCCCAAAACCGCTTCCTGGAACGTCTCGAATCCCTGGCCACCGCCTTGCTCGCCGACGGTCTCGTGCTGGAATGGTCCGGTCCCTGGCCCGCTCATCATTTCCTCCCCGACCAGCTTATGGAACCCAATTGA
- a CDS encoding rhomboid family intramembrane serine protease yields the protein MSSAASPRLSEVPRSPVVSPLCPRQADALVLACCRLELMGISSVRLAPAISWRSALNAFRCGVVRLDEDEQLLALVVQRRRFRDRVLDRPLLAVTNRGLQAACPHSTRTKHRGHTVRGPVRIPFHDLWSLNDPATSASAWSRTPRRILAHLPQEARDGLLRLGRRLRLEGAGAESIDQALDDLKAAAHLSDRLRAYQNQLHLFACALRQRTPHVIITYLILLLCVMVFGVMTISGVSPLHPDPEDLIAWGCLYGPRVALFDESWRALTMMFLHVGILHLAMNAWCLWVVGPLIERMFGHGSFLAIYLIAGLGGATASLAWHPINLSAGASGAVFGLIGALGAASLHRPQSIPPLVARTLSRAVWGFVALNLAIGLSLPMIDNAAHLGGLVCGFLAGAILFPKGTLLNAAPSASTPTETPADAGESPSGGVPSRRVVFWNVMRPLGALALAAFVLQSWRFVVHHAWEDPHTRLIGFLEQVEPLERDINHVIRRYNQLSERIVRQKNRHRGDLGTLDIQMWQDHRRLLEEVESIQAQTRKLQAPGPELTATAAELDEAVARLAEALKWMRESIRAETLSTLVNSSLQWKRAQREFQELNQRYQESVRAYAQTHAIRMNPR from the coding sequence GTGTCCTCCGCTGCCTCGCCAAGGCTCTCCGAAGTTCCCAGATCGCCCGTGGTCTCGCCTCTTTGTCCTCGCCAGGCTGACGCTTTGGTTCTGGCCTGCTGTCGTCTGGAGTTGATGGGGATTTCCTCGGTTCGGCTGGCTCCGGCGATTTCCTGGCGCTCGGCCCTTAACGCCTTCCGCTGCGGGGTGGTTCGACTTGACGAGGACGAGCAGTTGCTCGCTTTGGTTGTTCAGCGCCGTCGCTTCCGCGACCGCGTGTTGGACCGTCCCCTCCTGGCCGTCACCAACCGGGGACTTCAAGCCGCTTGCCCACATTCCACGCGGACCAAACACCGCGGCCACACCGTGCGGGGACCGGTTCGCATCCCCTTTCATGACCTCTGGTCCCTCAACGACCCCGCCACCAGCGCCTCCGCCTGGTCCCGAACTCCGCGACGGATTTTGGCTCATCTTCCTCAGGAGGCGCGGGACGGCCTGCTTCGCCTCGGGAGGCGGTTGCGCTTGGAAGGGGCCGGAGCCGAGTCGATCGACCAGGCCCTCGACGATCTCAAGGCAGCCGCTCACCTCAGCGACCGCCTGCGCGCCTACCAGAACCAACTCCACCTCTTCGCCTGCGCTCTTCGACAACGTACCCCCCATGTGATCATTACCTATCTCATTTTATTATTATGCGTTATGGTCTTTGGGGTGATGACGATCAGCGGGGTCTCGCCCCTCCACCCCGATCCGGAGGATCTGATCGCCTGGGGTTGTCTGTACGGACCCCGGGTCGCGTTGTTTGACGAATCCTGGCGCGCTTTGACCATGATGTTCTTGCATGTCGGCATCCTTCATCTGGCCATGAACGCCTGGTGTCTTTGGGTGGTGGGCCCTCTCATTGAGCGGATGTTCGGTCACGGTTCGTTTTTGGCAATCTATCTCATCGCCGGGCTAGGCGGTGCGACTGCCTCGCTGGCCTGGCATCCCATCAACCTCAGCGCAGGAGCTTCCGGCGCGGTCTTTGGTTTGATCGGCGCGTTAGGAGCCGCCTCGCTTCACCGCCCCCAGTCTATTCCCCCGTTGGTGGCGCGAACTCTGAGTCGGGCGGTTTGGGGATTCGTGGCGCTGAATTTGGCGATTGGCCTGAGCTTGCCCATGATTGACAACGCCGCTCATCTCGGGGGGTTGGTGTGCGGATTTCTGGCTGGGGCCATTCTGTTTCCCAAAGGAACCCTACTCAACGCGGCACCATCCGCTTCGACGCCAACCGAAACGCCAGCGGACGCCGGGGAGTCGCCCTCTGGTGGGGTTCCCTCACGCCGGGTCGTTTTCTGGAACGTGATGCGTCCCCTCGGCGCGTTGGCCCTTGCTGCCTTCGTGCTGCAAAGCTGGCGTTTCGTGGTCCATCACGCCTGGGAAGATCCCCACACCCGCTTGATCGGCTTTTTGGAACAGGTCGAGCCTCTGGAACGTGACATCAATCACGTGATCCGGCGATACAACCAGCTTTCTGAACGGATCGTCCGTCAGAAAAACCGCCATCGAGGCGATCTGGGCACCCTCGACATTCAAATGTGGCAAGATCACCGCCGTCTTCTGGAGGAGGTGGAGTCAATCCAGGCCCAAACCCGCAAACTCCAGGCACCCGGTCCCGAGTTGACCGCCACCGCGGCGGAACTCGACGAAGCGGTTGCTCGCCTGGCCGAAGCCCTCAAGTGGATGCGCGAGTCGATTCGGGCTGAAACCCTCTCCACCCTCGTGAACAGTTCCCTTCAGTGGAAACGGGCTCAACGCGAGTTTCAAGAGCTTAACCAACGTTATCAAGAGAGCGTGCGAGCCTACGCGCAAACCCACGCCATTCGGATGAATCCCCGCTAA